The Virgibacillus sp. MSP4-1 genome has a segment encoding these proteins:
- a CDS encoding FAD-dependent oxidoreductase yields MKNQMPSFPEPFWKDSVEFDHFDSLDKDTEADVVIVGGGITGITTGYLLQKEGMKVVILEASNILNGTTGHTTAKITAQHDIIYDELIQHFGLDKAHDYYEANMRAKTFMEDTIKEHDIDCDYKEQDAIIYATSDQTQMNLETEWKAYEQLGIERDFLDDVPLPIDVKGALVMKNQAQFHPIKYLKHLVDDFLQNGGTIYEKTTAVDVQEEARPKVITRPGHKVAAQYVISASHFPFYDFKGGYFSRMYASRSYVLGIKANKEFPGGMYLSADQPTRSLRSASYNGEEMIIVGGESHKTGHGTNTMKHYEALQDFANRTFGIQEFLYRWSAQDLTTLDKVPYIGRFKSNEPNILIATGFRKWGMTTSTAAAQLLADIILKKDNPSEELYRPSRFKADPSLRKFVSQNLGVAGHFVKGKVGMTSKSIDDLNPEEGAVVKVDGERAGAYKDKNGKLYVVNTTCTHMGCELEWNNGEHTWDCPCHGSRFSIEGDVIEGPAERPLSQLDVEEG; encoded by the coding sequence ATGAAAAACCAAATGCCATCCTTCCCGGAGCCTTTCTGGAAGGATTCAGTTGAATTTGATCATTTTGACTCTCTTGATAAGGATACAGAAGCCGATGTTGTCATTGTTGGCGGAGGGATCACCGGGATTACGACAGGCTACTTACTGCAAAAAGAGGGAATGAAAGTCGTTATTCTGGAGGCCAGCAACATTCTGAATGGGACGACCGGACATACAACAGCAAAAATAACGGCTCAGCACGATATCATTTACGACGAGTTGATTCAGCATTTTGGTCTGGATAAGGCCCACGACTATTATGAAGCGAATATGAGGGCCAAAACATTCATGGAGGACACGATCAAAGAGCACGATATTGATTGTGATTATAAAGAACAGGACGCCATCATCTATGCTACATCTGATCAGACACAAATGAATTTGGAAACGGAATGGAAAGCGTATGAACAACTTGGGATTGAACGGGACTTCCTTGATGATGTCCCCCTCCCTATTGATGTAAAAGGGGCCCTCGTGATGAAAAATCAGGCTCAATTCCATCCAATAAAATACTTAAAGCACCTTGTGGATGATTTTCTTCAGAATGGCGGAACCATTTACGAAAAAACCACCGCCGTCGATGTACAGGAAGAGGCCAGGCCGAAAGTGATTACCAGGCCAGGGCATAAGGTGGCCGCTCAATACGTCATCTCTGCTTCCCATTTTCCTTTTTACGACTTCAAAGGGGGCTATTTTTCCAGAATGTATGCCAGCCGTTCCTATGTGCTTGGAATCAAGGCAAACAAGGAATTCCCCGGCGGCATGTATCTCAGTGCCGATCAGCCCACCCGATCACTCAGATCCGCTTCTTATAATGGCGAGGAAATGATTATTGTAGGCGGTGAAAGCCACAAGACCGGCCATGGCACCAATACGATGAAGCATTATGAAGCTTTGCAGGATTTTGCCAACAGAACGTTCGGCATTCAGGAGTTTCTGTATCGCTGGTCCGCCCAGGATTTGACCACATTGGATAAAGTTCCTTATATTGGGCGATTCAAAAGCAATGAACCAAACATCCTGATTGCCACCGGATTCCGTAAATGGGGCATGACGACAAGTACTGCTGCCGCTCAACTTTTAGCAGATATTATTTTAAAGAAGGATAATCCATCTGAAGAGCTTTACCGCCCGTCACGATTTAAAGCAGATCCAAGCCTGCGCAAATTTGTCAGCCAAAACTTAGGTGTAGCTGGTCATTTTGTAAAAGGAAAAGTCGGAATGACATCGAAATCCATTGATGACCTTAATCCTGAAGAAGGTGCTGTCGTTAAAGTGGACGGTGAAAGAGCCGGAGCTTATAAAGATAAAAATGGAAAGCTGTATGTTGTCAATACGACCTGCACCCACATGGGCTGTGAGCTGGAATGGAATAACGGTGAGCATACCTGGGACTGCCCATGCCATGGTTCCCGCTTTTCCATTGAAGGGGATGTAATCGAAGGCCCTGCTGAACGCCCTTTAAGCCAGCTTGATGTGGAAGAAGGGTGA
- a CDS encoding stage VI sporulation protein F encodes MDRGFFQNVEKSTGVKQDDIMRLVKSVQSADLSDERTVRKLIHQVSKMANKPVSKKTEDQLVRSIMNKQIPSMNDLKKKF; translated from the coding sequence ATGGATCGAGGCTTTTTCCAGAACGTAGAGAAATCTACCGGTGTAAAGCAGGATGACATTATGAGACTCGTAAAATCCGTGCAAAGTGCAGATTTAAGTGATGAAAGAACCGTACGAAAACTGATTCACCAGGTATCCAAAATGGCTAACAAACCCGTATCTAAGAAAACAGAGGATCAATTGGTACGTTCTATTATGAATAAACAGATTCCGAGCATGAATGATTTGAAGAAAAAATTTTAA
- a CDS encoding DUF1657 domain-containing protein, giving the protein MTVSAQVKQTVAGLKSAQASLEQFALQTQDQQAKQLYNNAAQQTQTLVQTLEPRVQQIEQEEPEYKGF; this is encoded by the coding sequence ATGACCGTATCGGCCCAGGTAAAACAGACGGTAGCAGGTCTGAAAAGTGCACAGGCAAGCCTGGAACAATTCGCTCTCCAAACACAGGATCAGCAGGCTAAGCAGTTATATAATAACGCGGCTCAGCAAACACAAACCCTAGTGCAAACCCTTGAGCCCCGCGTGCAGCAAATTGAACAGGAAGAACCTGAATACAAAGGATTTTAA
- a CDS encoding STAS domain-containing protein: MKSFLVHNRDQFEEYLLEEAVNVRDKINEIHRIGNINLINNAHKLVLYIVEEQHEEVVAFARQEGIAWARHSLTVAFKLEWVNAIRRTLWFFLYQYDQKHNKEATMDHFYTQEKQINDQMDEFLNTFFISYSKYKDELIEKHKRLVEKLSVPLIPITSTISVLPLIGTIDYNRASIIEEQVLLEIGKVRIGTLIMDFSGVVDMEEDTINQILKVMDGVKMMGCKPLLTGIRPELVRKFMNFGKLDVETKATLQQTLSEYMSEFSQ, from the coding sequence ATGAAAAGCTTTTTAGTTCATAATCGTGATCAATTTGAAGAGTATTTGCTGGAAGAAGCCGTCAATGTACGGGATAAAATTAACGAAATTCATCGCATTGGTAATATTAATTTAATTAATAATGCTCATAAACTTGTGTTATATATTGTTGAAGAGCAGCACGAAGAGGTTGTGGCATTTGCCAGACAGGAAGGCATAGCCTGGGCCAGGCACTCTTTAACCGTCGCTTTTAAGCTGGAGTGGGTTAATGCTATTAGAAGAACGTTGTGGTTTTTTCTGTATCAATATGATCAGAAGCACAATAAAGAGGCGACGATGGATCACTTCTATACGCAGGAAAAACAAATTAATGATCAAATGGATGAGTTTTTGAACACCTTTTTTATTAGCTATTCAAAATATAAGGATGAACTGATTGAGAAACATAAGCGGCTGGTAGAAAAATTATCAGTCCCACTTATTCCGATTACCTCCACCATAAGCGTTCTTCCCTTAATTGGAACCATTGATTATAACCGGGCCAGCATTATTGAAGAGCAGGTATTGTTGGAAATTGGCAAAGTCCGTATTGGAACGTTAATTATGGATTTTTCCGGAGTTGTAGATATGGAGGAAGACACCATCAATCAAATTTTAAAGGTAATGGATGGGGTTAAAATGATGGGATGTAAACCATTGCTTACTGGCATTCGTCCGGAACTGGTCCGTAAATTTATGAATTTCGGAAAACTGGACGTCGAAACTAAAGCAACCTTACAGCAAACGTTAAGTGAATATATGAGTGAATTTTCTCAATGA
- a CDS encoding cold-shock protein: MATGTVKWFNSEKGYGFIEVEGQDDVFVHYSAIQEEGFKTLEEGQTVSFDVEQGQKGPQAANVTKE, encoded by the coding sequence ATGGCAACAGGAACAGTAAAATGGTTTAATTCAGAAAAAGGCTATGGATTTATTGAAGTGGAAGGTCAGGACGATGTATTCGTTCATTATTCTGCAATACAGGAAGAAGGTTTTAAGACCTTGGAAGAGGGTCAAACCGTTTCTTTTGATGTAGAGCAGGGCCAAAAGGGTCCACAAGCCGCAAACGTTACAAAGGAGTAA
- a CDS encoding NAD(P)/FAD-dependent oxidoreductase: MYDAIILGGGIAGLQAAIQLGRYKHNVLVIDSNHGRSTLCRSYHNILGYPDGVSGQYLREMGQQQARDLGVQFAADQIQAAHSEKNYFLLQSKEGGEYKGKLLLIATGVMDRFPPFEAIYPCLGKSIYVCPDCDGHEIQNKRTMVLGSGNPGANMALTLSYWTDDLIYVNHEHTDVDDEKRKQLEKQRISYYEMSITDVLADGNQFGGVKLNNGQEIKAEKGFIAFGGNEVRSDIGKQLGAERLENRHIMVNPRTKMTSVPNVWAAGDVVAHSEQVTIAMGEGSQAAIWMHKTLLKES; this comes from the coding sequence ATGTATGATGCCATTATCCTTGGTGGAGGTATAGCAGGTCTTCAGGCTGCTATACAGTTAGGCCGATATAAACACAATGTCTTAGTCATCGATTCAAACCACGGAAGGTCGACATTATGCAGAAGCTATCACAATATACTGGGCTATCCTGATGGAGTGAGTGGACAATACTTGCGGGAGATGGGCCAGCAACAGGCACGTGATCTGGGAGTACAATTTGCAGCTGACCAGATTCAAGCTGCTCATAGTGAAAAGAATTATTTCCTTTTGCAATCCAAAGAGGGTGGAGAATATAAGGGGAAACTTTTATTAATAGCGACAGGTGTCATGGATCGCTTTCCTCCTTTTGAAGCCATTTACCCATGTCTCGGAAAAAGTATTTATGTTTGTCCGGACTGTGATGGTCATGAGATTCAGAATAAACGGACCATGGTCTTAGGCTCTGGAAATCCTGGCGCAAATATGGCTTTAACCCTCTCTTACTGGACCGATGATTTGATCTATGTTAATCACGAACACACAGATGTGGATGATGAAAAAAGGAAACAGCTTGAGAAACAACGTATTTCCTATTATGAGATGTCCATAACAGACGTGCTGGCAGACGGTAACCAATTTGGTGGGGTTAAATTGAACAATGGTCAGGAGATTAAAGCTGAAAAAGGATTTATCGCATTTGGGGGGAATGAAGTGAGATCCGATATTGGAAAACAGCTGGGAGCAGAGCGGCTGGAGAATCGCCATATTATGGTCAATCCCCGCACGAAAATGACCAGTGTACCCAATGTCTGGGCAGCAGGAGATGTAGTCGCCCATTCGGAACAGGTCACGATTGCGATGGGAGAAGGGTCACAGGCAGCTATCTGGATGCATAAAACCTTGCTTAAGGAAAGCTGA
- a CDS encoding CPBP family intramembrane glutamic endopeptidase, with amino-acid sequence MKRKHVFTLIFLSLISCFLMFMIEQVFKATYVPKSLAKIFLFLFVPLLVIRLIWKQRILVFLNLKEIDWNRLRGGFGLGIAAFIIVLLSFILLKDFINLDGITGDLRSRLNITLETYIFVAIYITFGNSLLEEFFFRGFIFLKLYQANYKTFAYLFSSSLFAIYHMAIFATWFNIWLTLLAIIGLFTIGIIFCWLNTKSNNFLNSWILHILADIAVVSIGFYLFQTTA; translated from the coding sequence ATGAAGCGAAAACATGTATTTACCCTTATATTCCTATCCCTCATCAGCTGTTTTCTGATGTTCATGATTGAGCAGGTCTTTAAAGCAACATACGTGCCGAAATCATTGGCTAAAATATTTTTGTTTTTATTTGTCCCTCTGCTGGTCATTCGTTTGATCTGGAAACAGCGTATACTGGTTTTTCTAAATTTAAAAGAAATCGACTGGAACCGCTTAAGAGGCGGATTCGGACTTGGCATTGCTGCATTTATTATTGTTTTATTGAGCTTTATTCTGCTTAAGGACTTTATCAATTTGGACGGCATTACAGGGGATTTAAGGTCACGATTAAACATCACACTCGAGACGTATATTTTTGTAGCGATTTACATTACATTTGGCAACTCATTGCTGGAGGAATTCTTTTTCCGGGGGTTTATCTTCTTAAAGCTATACCAGGCGAATTATAAAACATTTGCCTATCTATTCTCTTCTTCCCTTTTTGCTATCTATCATATGGCAATCTTTGCAACATGGTTCAATATTTGGCTAACCTTGCTTGCTATCATCGGGCTATTTACCATTGGAATCATCTTTTGCTGGTTAAACACAAAGTCCAACAACTTTTTAAACTCCTGGATTCTTCACATTCTAGCTGATATTGCCGTCGTTTCGATTGGATTTTACTTATTTCAAACAACAGCATAA
- a CDS encoding glycine C-acetyltransferase: MTSQKLQHFLNEHLADLKSKGLYNEIDTVEGANGPVININGKELINLSSNNYLGLATDERLKEEAIQAVKSHGVGAGAVRTINGTLDLHNELERKLAQFKGTEAAISYQSGFNCNMAAISAVMDKNDAILSDELNHASIIDGCRLSRAKIIRFHHSDMDDLRAKAKEAVESGQYNKVMVITDGVFSMDGDVARLPEIVEIAEEFDLMTYVDDAHGSGVLGKGAGTVKHFGLQDKVDFQMGTLSKAIGVIGGYVAGKQNLIDWLKVRSRPFLFSTAVTPADAAATIKAIDLIMESEELQQKMWENSEYLKNGLEQLGYDIGHSETPITPVIIGDENTTQAFSKRLIEEGVYAKSIVFPTVPRGTGRVRNMPTAAHTKEMLDQALGVYEKIGKETGILSR, from the coding sequence ATGACGAGTCAAAAGCTGCAGCACTTTTTAAATGAACATCTAGCGGATTTAAAATCAAAGGGATTGTACAACGAGATTGATACGGTAGAGGGAGCCAATGGACCAGTCATTAACATTAATGGAAAGGAACTTATCAATCTTTCATCCAACAATTATTTAGGATTGGCGACGGATGAGCGTTTAAAGGAAGAAGCCATTCAGGCCGTTAAGTCCCATGGTGTAGGAGCAGGCGCCGTACGTACAATTAACGGAACACTTGATTTGCATAATGAACTGGAGAGGAAGCTTGCACAGTTTAAAGGAACTGAAGCTGCGATATCCTATCAGTCAGGTTTTAACTGCAACATGGCGGCGATTTCTGCAGTTATGGATAAAAATGATGCGATTTTATCCGATGAATTAAATCACGCCTCGATTATTGATGGCTGCCGGTTATCACGTGCCAAAATTATTCGTTTTCATCACTCAGATATGGATGATTTGCGAGCGAAAGCAAAAGAAGCGGTTGAATCCGGGCAATATAATAAAGTCATGGTGATTACGGACGGGGTATTTTCCATGGATGGAGATGTAGCCAGACTTCCTGAAATTGTCGAGATTGCCGAAGAGTTTGATCTTATGACCTATGTGGATGATGCTCACGGATCCGGTGTGCTTGGTAAGGGAGCAGGTACCGTTAAACATTTTGGTCTTCAGGATAAAGTGGATTTCCAAATGGGGACGCTGTCAAAGGCCATTGGTGTTATTGGCGGTTATGTAGCCGGGAAACAAAATCTCATTGACTGGCTGAAGGTTCGCTCCCGTCCATTCTTATTCTCCACAGCAGTGACTCCGGCTGATGCAGCTGCAACGATTAAAGCCATTGATTTGATTATGGAAAGTGAGGAGCTTCAGCAGAAAATGTGGGAGAACAGTGAGTATCTCAAAAATGGTCTGGAGCAGCTCGGCTATGATATTGGTCATAGTGAGACACCGATTACGCCCGTTATTATTGGTGATGAAAATACAACACAGGCATTCAGTAAACGCCTGATTGAAGAAGGGGTTTATGCGAAATCGATCGTATTCCCTACCGTTCCAAGAGGTACAGGAAGAGTTCGGAATATGCCTACAGCAGCTCATACAAAAGAGATGCTCGATCAGGCACTAGGGGTGTATGAGAAGATTGGTAAAGAAACAGGGATTTTATCACGTTAA
- a CDS encoding DUF421 domain-containing protein — MPDFLLIFVRTFIAFTVLLILARIMGKKQISQFTFFDYVVGITIGSISATVAINEGVKMTNGILALIYLTIFLFIISYIALKSFAFRDIVEGSPTVLVENGKILEDNLKKVRFTFDDLLIKLREKNAFKVSDVELAVLETDGKVSVMLKSGMQPLTPQTMGMMVEEEHRPQIVIIDGKLIEKKLTEYGYTKEWLLGEINKQGAQNFSDVFLAQIDSKGNVYVDLYVDDTDDQQIQQKPLLAAQLRKIQADLEGFALQTKNKETKQLYYEQSQQLQQLISDLNPLLK; from the coding sequence ATGCCGGATTTTTTACTTATATTCGTTCGGACCTTTATCGCTTTTACAGTGCTGTTAATATTGGCAAGAATCATGGGTAAAAAGCAGATTTCCCAATTTACCTTTTTTGATTACGTAGTTGGAATCACTATTGGTAGTATTTCTGCTACGGTTGCAATTAACGAAGGGGTTAAAATGACCAATGGAATCTTAGCGCTGATTTATTTAACCATTTTCTTATTTATTATTTCCTACATAGCCCTTAAATCCTTTGCTTTTCGGGATATTGTAGAAGGGTCCCCGACGGTTTTGGTAGAGAATGGGAAAATATTGGAGGATAATCTGAAAAAGGTTCGTTTTACATTTGATGATTTGTTAATCAAACTTAGGGAAAAGAATGCTTTTAAAGTGTCCGATGTCGAGCTGGCCGTTCTTGAGACTGACGGAAAGGTAAGTGTCATGCTAAAGAGCGGGATGCAGCCTCTGACTCCACAAACAATGGGCATGATGGTAGAAGAGGAGCATCGGCCGCAAATTGTTATAATTGATGGAAAACTAATCGAAAAGAAATTAACGGAATACGGGTATACGAAAGAATGGCTGCTGGGAGAGATTAATAAACAGGGAGCGCAGAACTTTTCAGATGTATTCTTAGCTCAAATCGACTCAAAAGGAAATGTTTATGTTGACTTATATGTTGATGATACGGATGATCAGCAGATTCAGCAAAAACCATTGCTGGCTGCCCAGTTGAGAAAAATTCAGGCTGATCTTGAAGGATTTGCTTTGCAGACGAAAAATAAGGAAACGAAACAGCTTTATTATGAACAATCTCAGCAGCTGCAGCAGTTAATCAGTGATTTAAATCCGTTGTTAAAATAA
- a CDS encoding acyl-CoA thioesterase — translation MEKKPCKQSLTVKTSHVLPPDTNAHGTLFGGKLMAYIDDVSAIAASRHARKTVVTASTDSVDFLTPVHEGDTICLEAFVTYTHKTSMEVFVKAVTENLLTGERNICATAFLTMVAIDENSQPAPVPHVYPETEEEQWLHQGAEKRADYRKGRKKDSKDMAEKFGTDLPWFRA, via the coding sequence ATGGAAAAAAAACCTTGTAAACAATCGTTAACAGTGAAAACTTCGCATGTGCTCCCTCCAGATACGAATGCCCATGGAACACTTTTTGGCGGGAAGCTTATGGCTTATATTGATGATGTTTCAGCTATTGCGGCATCACGTCATGCCAGAAAAACGGTTGTGACGGCTTCTACGGATTCAGTGGATTTTCTTACCCCTGTACATGAGGGGGATACCATTTGTCTGGAAGCCTTTGTCACTTATACACACAAAACGTCTATGGAAGTATTCGTAAAGGCTGTAACGGAAAATCTCCTTACGGGGGAGCGAAATATTTGTGCAACGGCATTCCTTACAATGGTAGCCATTGATGAAAATAGTCAGCCTGCCCCTGTCCCGCACGTTTATCCGGAAACAGAAGAGGAACAGTGGCTCCATCAGGGTGCGGAAAAACGAGCGGATTATCGGAAGGGAAGAAAAAAGGACTCCAAGGATATGGCAGAAAAATTTGGGACAGATTTGCCATGGTTCAGAGCATAA
- a CDS encoding L-threonine 3-dehydrogenase, with amino-acid sequence MKKILVTGALGQIGSELVMKLRQEYGDASVVATDVRQQDCEVVHSGPFEILDVQNAEHFASLAKEYNVDTIIHLAALLSAKAEANPQLAWNINMGGLVNALEVAREMNTQFFTPSSIGAFGPGTPKDQTPQDTIQRPNTMYGINKVSGELLCDYYYEKFGVDTRGLRFPGLISYVTKPGGGTTDYAVEMYYEAKEKGAYTSYIGAGTYMDMMYMPDAIQAIIQLMEADSSRLIHRNAFNVSAISAAPEDFAGAIRQHLPDFQLAYDVDPTRQAIAESWPDAIDCRAAKDEWDFKPNYDLQSMTKDMLEKISLKATNEA; translated from the coding sequence ATGAAAAAAATATTGGTTACCGGAGCTCTGGGGCAAATTGGCTCTGAGTTAGTCATGAAGCTTCGACAGGAATATGGAGACGCTTCTGTTGTTGCGACGGACGTTCGTCAACAGGATTGTGAGGTCGTTCATTCCGGCCCTTTTGAAATTTTAGACGTTCAGAATGCTGAACATTTTGCTTCCTTAGCAAAGGAATACAATGTGGACACCATTATCCACTTGGCTGCTCTTTTGTCAGCAAAAGCAGAAGCGAACCCGCAGCTGGCCTGGAACATTAATATGGGAGGGCTTGTAAACGCGTTGGAGGTGGCGCGGGAAATGAACACCCAATTTTTTACACCGAGTTCAATAGGTGCTTTTGGCCCGGGGACTCCTAAGGATCAAACCCCTCAGGATACCATTCAGCGCCCGAACACGATGTATGGAATCAATAAAGTTTCCGGAGAACTATTGTGTGACTACTATTATGAAAAATTCGGGGTGGATACCCGTGGCCTTCGTTTTCCCGGCCTGATTTCATATGTTACCAAGCCTGGAGGCGGAACCACCGATTATGCTGTAGAAATGTATTATGAAGCGAAGGAAAAGGGCGCCTACACTTCCTATATCGGAGCGGGAACGTATATGGATATGATGTATATGCCGGATGCGATTCAGGCGATTATTCAATTGATGGAAGCCGACAGCAGCCGCCTAATTCACCGTAATGCATTTAATGTATCAGCCATAAGTGCTGCGCCAGAGGATTTTGCTGGAGCAATCAGGCAGCATCTCCCTGATTTTCAGTTGGCCTATGATGTAGATCCCACCCGCCAGGCTATAGCCGAAAGCTGGCCGGACGCCATTGATTGCCGGGCAGCAAAGGACGAATGGGACTTTAAGCCAAACTATGATTTACAGTCGATGACGAAGGATATGCTTGAGAAAATTTCTTTAAAAGCAACAAACGAAGCGTAA
- the nagZ gene encoding beta-N-acetylhexosaminidase codes for MLKKAWLYAFILIVMIVFPYTIGSSDPKDHPDDIERQIESLSLDEKIGQMLLVGFEGTRLNEEVKDYIEDYHVGGLILFKENILDVEQTTKMLNHIKHKNKGHIPLFLGIDEEGGEISRVPDEFKALPDAWEVGEVDQPELSFQYGNMLANQIQPLGFNMDFAPVLDINTNPENPIIGRRAFGSTAKKVTKHGLAVMNGIRATGVIPVVKHFPGHGDTSIDSHEELPVVNKSLEELQDLELKPFKAAFKRNADAVMMAHLSVPNIDHKYPASLSKKMIQGLLRNQMGFEGLVITDDLTMKAITNQYTVADAALRSVKAGSDILLIAHQKENVAETFKKLKQAVKTGDLSEQRINESVYRILDKKRQFNIHNDQHSRPDISQINQKIKELLANMKASNQPESPIGNKEYMEKKKSDILRER; via the coding sequence ATGCTTAAGAAAGCGTGGCTGTATGCTTTTATTTTGATTGTCATGATTGTTTTCCCTTATACCATTGGGAGCAGTGATCCAAAAGACCATCCTGATGATATTGAGCGTCAGATCGAGTCCCTCAGTCTGGACGAGAAAATTGGTCAGATGCTGCTTGTCGGCTTTGAGGGGACCCGCCTGAACGAGGAAGTAAAGGATTATATTGAGGACTATCACGTAGGGGGACTTATTCTATTTAAAGAAAATATCCTTGATGTAGAGCAGACGACAAAGATGTTAAACCATATAAAGCATAAGAATAAGGGACATATCCCTCTATTTTTGGGGATTGATGAAGAAGGTGGAGAAATAAGCAGGGTTCCTGATGAGTTTAAAGCTCTTCCTGATGCCTGGGAGGTAGGGGAAGTAGATCAGCCGGAGCTGTCCTTTCAATACGGAAATATGCTGGCTAATCAGATTCAGCCCCTCGGCTTTAATATGGATTTTGCCCCTGTTCTTGATATTAATACAAATCCGGAAAATCCAATAATCGGGAGAAGGGCGTTTGGCTCTACCGCAAAAAAAGTAACAAAGCACGGATTGGCCGTTATGAACGGTATACGGGCTACGGGAGTCATTCCGGTTGTAAAGCATTTTCCGGGACATGGGGATACATCCATCGACTCCCATGAAGAACTTCCGGTTGTAAACAAATCATTAGAGGAGCTTCAGGATCTGGAGCTTAAACCTTTTAAAGCAGCGTTTAAACGGAATGCCGATGCGGTAATGATGGCACATCTATCTGTACCGAACATTGATCATAAGTATCCGGCATCTCTGTCTAAGAAGATGATCCAGGGGCTGCTTCGTAATCAAATGGGGTTTGAAGGCCTGGTCATTACGGATGATTTAACGATGAAGGCGATCACCAATCAATATACAGTGGCTGATGCAGCTTTACGATCGGTAAAAGCAGGCAGTGATATTCTGTTAATCGCTCATCAAAAGGAAAATGTTGCGGAAACCTTTAAAAAACTAAAGCAGGCAGTTAAGACAGGGGATTTATCCGAACAACGTATAAACGAAAGTGTTTATCGGATTTTAGATAAAAAGCGTCAGTTTAATATCCATAATGATCAGCATTCCCGGCCTGATATAAGCCAGATCAACCAGAAAATTAAGGAACTTCTGGCTAACATGAAGGCGAGTAACCAGCCTGAATCCCCGATAGGTAACAAGGAATATATGGAGAAAAAGAAGTCTGATATACTAAGAGAGAGATGA
- a CDS encoding DUF4363 family protein: MLKRLFQIMVIMSLITGCSATKETKETFHDQLSQLELSVNTGDWKQAKEQVKKIKKQYDRDLWKMQLLGEDNVYDMIPTSINQLKAAVKTQNRDEIIKQMETIKSYLSAIFGNQNK; the protein is encoded by the coding sequence GTGCTGAAAAGACTGTTTCAAATTATGGTCATCATGAGTCTGATTACCGGCTGTTCAGCAACCAAGGAAACAAAGGAGACGTTTCATGACCAGCTGAGTCAGCTCGAATTGTCTGTAAATACAGGTGATTGGAAGCAGGCAAAGGAACAAGTGAAAAAAATTAAAAAGCAATATGATCGAGATTTGTGGAAAATGCAACTGTTAGGAGAAGACAATGTATATGATATGATTCCAACTTCCATCAATCAGTTGAAAGCCGCAGTGAAAACACAAAACCGGGATGAAATCATAAAACAAATGGAAACCATTAAGTCCTATCTGTCAGCTATCTTCGGTAATCAGAACAAATAA